The following coding sequences lie in one Babylonia areolata isolate BAREFJ2019XMU chromosome 7, ASM4173473v1, whole genome shotgun sequence genomic window:
- the LOC143284168 gene encoding uncharacterized protein LOC143284168 yields the protein MIIQNNTVVISPASSPSSSSSSSISPSSTDSDWLEVKMETDDSPEPDHSPTQFSPELLPDGSRSSIILTPPSAFADSSLQSQQGTPQQQIRGTPIILKNCGGTFTIPGKLPLSVLQDTEHSPVSSASDTFSVVGGSDPTSGRTVASDCCRVISTQCGADTNASTMHVLSLPQRGTPSIMATSSMMNSMFVPRSPSSAPSSTRRTPVIMATDSVMGNMTLAARSPFSLQPPSASITRCTPSLLVTDSVMGNSTFGVQCLSSAVQSRSGTSETPCILASNSVVGNSTFGAQLQSNSVHLNSTPSERTPSIVPSNFVMGNPTFGIQTTSSTAHSKSIVSDTTSCIIATTSVMVNPSMKAPTSPPQPKLHTPQVAAVHLANENSAGTSVWDGSPDNQQESLCSVTPQTNTFFTPADSEREVDRSEQMMDVTPSLNSTVDDLAECWARMNSFKHHEHELKEELQKIKGKFFDLLNTLGLSHDIYYNAVTPAETPDSRELDPQVIGRRILTAAGSLTQCRGSSRNVSLAHSNIPPTKPARMSTPRSTPRRRNHGRHHGVDMSSKYADLVIEQLLAKAQTESSSSKSNSPTDLQAVAAQDASAVSGVPVQYHHHHQNDGQNNLSPDVNVNRGLEDADTKDSAKTKVIPVFSETGDDDTTLLEHSASANREVHHVIIEPTVSPEVLSSSSGSAPVSSNGSSTQSSVPDLSKELVSRMQYYSDFTIDRQKKIDQVVKTLGAVPEGSDEASPPSPPSKECSSESISLRCVEGSESVDRFKAPLPVSKPLVPAVPARGGQFRVIRRKGKHCPSSSDTNESDTSSGTGSMPRSQQSSRPSSHYSSAHSSKHSSHDRQSARSSSGDHRSSSRGSRCSTHPLASSTFISDPSKSGSPGSGSVYTWSLDNSSDENLHQSFLRSEKRHHKRSRALQRRSKSSHSNGGVASHSVTRPATVIGADSPPHEKLSSVGKAPSFRHDISDIDSTPKRFGGSRFENSLNSSFFPRCSSLPRTSTRIGGLLLRGEGDRDFKTSSSPELTTPYSDLNYAVSRIGPSNLPSTDRSSSPFKDRPDLPGKSSTSDSATSYHSQCITCNPGLVASPASTSIRLVNGEDPCDDILTNSPNSCDSSGVQPPYNSYLSPADSSSEYTTVSNSSAEHSILASAPRQPRSFAVRSPGVFKVPFSPASRTVKRRGGAGGHSTHNVGVRAVGTPHLPVGLLKHKDAVSRRKLFAAGQGQVPSGYHAPKILDRKALVRKFKKFSNNFKKDKDSAKIHTLANL from the exons ATGATCATCCAGAACAACACCGTCGTCATCAGCCctgcttcctccccctcctcatcctcctcctcctccatttctccgTCCAGTACGGATTCGG ACTGGCTGGAGGTGAAGATGGAGACAGATGACTCTCCAGAGCCAGACCACTCTCCGACGCAGTTCTCTCCAGAGCTGCTGCCAGACGGGTCGCGCAGCAGTATCATTCTGACACCACCTTCCGCGTTTGCCGactcttcactgcaaagccaacaaGGCACGCCCCAACAGCAGATCCGCGGCACTCCAATCATCCTGAAAAACTGTGGCGGCACTTTTACCATCCCGGGCAAGCTTCCCCTATCAGTTCTACAAGACACCGAACATTCCCCAGTCTCTTCTGCTTCAGATACATTCAGTGTTGTGGGCGGCAGTGACCCTACCAGTGGTAGGACTGTTGCCAGTGACTGTTGCCGTGTTATCAGCACGCAGTGTGGCGCCGATACGAACGCCTCTACGATGCACGTGTTGTCGTTGCCCCAGCGTGGCACTCCTTCCATCATGGCCACCAGTTCCATGATGAACTCCATGTTTGTACCGCGCTCTCCGTCTTCAGCTCCCAGCTCCACGAGGAGGACTCCCGTCATCATGGCCACAGATTCAGTCATGGGCAACATGACTTTGGCTGCCAGGTCCCCCTTCTCGCTGCAACCACCTAGTGCTAGCATTACGAGGTGTACACCTAGTTTACTGGTTACTGACTCGGTAATGGGCAATTCTACTTTCGGTGTACAGTGCCTGTCCAGTGCTGTACAGTCTAGGTCAGGTACATCCGAGACACCCTGTATTCTGGCCTCAAACTCTGTGGTGGGGAACTCCACTTTTGGTGCACAGCTGCAATCAAACTCGGTGCATTTAAATTCAACTCCCTCAGAAAGGACACCCAGCATTGTGCCCTCAAACTTTGTAATGGGTAATCCCACCTTCGGCATCCAGACCACCTCTAGCACAGCACACTCAAAATCAATTGTATCAGATACGACATCCTGTATTATAGCCACTACCTCTGTGATGGTTAACCCCAGCATGAAGGCCCCTACATCCCCGCCGCAGCCGAAGTTGCACACTCCTCAGGTGGCAGCAGTTCACCTTGCCAACGAAAATTCGGCAGGGACGTCCGTGTGGGATGGCTCCCCCGACAACCAGCAAGAATCGCTTTGTTCAGTGACACCACAGACGAACACATTTTTTACCCCAGCTGATTCCGAGAGGGAGGTGGACAGATCGGAGCAGATGATGGACGTGACACCGTCCCTGAACAGCACCGTGGACGATTTGGCCGAGTGCTGGGCTCGGATG AACTCTTTCAAGCACCATGAGCATGAACTCAAAGAGGAGCTGCAGAAAATCAAGGGGAAGTTTTTTGACCTGCTGAATACTCTAGGACTCAGCCATGACATCTATTACAATGCTGTCACTCCAGCTGAGACGCCTGATTCCCGTGAGCTGGATCCACAGGTCATTGGCAGAAGGATTCTCACTGCAGCAGGGTCACTCACTCAGTGTCGAGGCAGTAGCAGAAATGTCAGTCTTGCCCACAGCAACATCCCTCCCACCAAGCCAGCGAGGATGAGCACTCCACGCAGCACCCCAAGGAGGAGAAACCATGGACGTCACCATGGGGTTGACATGTCCTCCAAGTACGCTGATCTGGTCATAGAACAGCTGTTGGCCAAGGCTCAGACGGAGTCCAGCAGCTCCAAATCAAACAGCCCAACAGATCTACAAGCTGTTGCTGCTCAAGATGCATCGGCAGTTTCTGGCGTTCCTGTtcagtaccaccaccatcatcaaaatgacgGTCAAAATAACCTTTCTCCTGATGTCAATGTTAACCGAGGCTTGGAAGATGCGGATACCAAAGACAGTGCAAAGACAAAAGTTATTCCAGTCTTCAGTGAAACCGGTGATGATGATACAACATTGCTTGAGCATTCTGCATCAGCTAATAGAGAGGTACATCATGTGATAATTGAGCCCACTGTTTCTCCTGAGGTTCTGTCTTCCAGCTCAGGCTCTGCTCCTGTATCCAGCAACGGTTCCTCCACTCAATCTTCTGTTCCTGATCTCAGCAAAGAACTAGTCTCGCGTATGCAGTATTATTCAGACTTCACCATTGACAGACAAAAGAAGATTGATCAAGTAGTGAAAACTCTAGGGGCAGTGCCGGAGGGGAGTGATGaagcctctcctccctccccaccttccaaaGAATGCTCAAGTGAAAGCATTTCACTAAGGTGTGTGGAAGGATCCGAAAGTGTTGATCGTTTCAAGGCACCTTTGCCAGTAAGCAAGCCCCTAGTGCCAGCTGTTCCAGCCAGGGGTGGGCAGTTCCGCGTCATCCGAAGAAAGGGTAAACACTGCCCTTCCTCCAGTGACACCAATGAGTCTGACACATCATCAGGCACAGGATCTATGCCACGTTCACAGCAGTCATCTCGTCCATCATCGCATTATTCTTCAGCACATTCTTCCAAGCATTCATCACATGACCGGCAAAGTGCAAGGTCTTCATCTGGGGATCACAGGTCCTCATCACGTGGCTCAAGGTGCTCCACTCATCCTTTAGCATCTTCCACCTTCATTTCTGATCCCTCTAAAAGTGGTAGCCCAGGTTCAGGAAGTGTCTACACTTGGTCTTTAGATAACAGTTCAGATGAGAATCTGCACCAGTCATTTCTCCGTAGTGAAAAACGCCACCACAAACGCTCTAGGGCTTTACAGCGGCGGTCAAAATCTAGTCATTCCAATGGTGGTGTTGCTAGTCACAGTGTAACACGCCCAGCAACAGTGATTGGAGCAGACTCCCCACCTCATGAGAAACTGTCCAGTGTTGGAAAAGCTCCTTCCTTCAGGCATGACATTTCTGACATCGACTCCACTCCCAAGAGGTTCGGTGGCAGTAGATTTGAGAATAGTTTGAATAGCTCATTCTTTCCTCGTTGCTCCAGCTTGCCTCGAACCAGTACCCGCATTGGTGGTCTCTTGCTGAGGGGGGAAGGTGACAGGGACTTTAAAACATCATCCTCTCCTGAGCTGACAACTCCATATTCTGATTTGAACTATGCTGTGAGTAGAATTGGTCCCTCCAATTTACCATCTACAGACAGATCATCATCACCTTTCAAAGATCGACCAGATTTACCAGGCAAGTCAAGTACGAGTGACAGTGCAACAAGCTACCATAGCCAGTGCATAACATGTAATCCTGGACTTGTGGCTTCCCCAGCAAGCACTTCCATCAGACTAGTAAATGGTGAGGACCCATGTGATGACATTCTAACCAACAGTCCCAACAGTTGCGACAGCAGTGGTGTACAACCACCATACAACTCGTACCTGTCTCCTGCTGACTCCAGCAGTGAGTACACAACCGTCAGCAACTCCTCTGCAGAGCATAGCATACTAGCCTCTGCCCCTCGCCAGCCACGTTCCTTTGCAGTGAGGAGTCCTGGTGTGTTCAAAGTGCCCTTCAGTCCTGCTTCGAGGACTGTCAAGCGCAGAGGTGGAGCTGGGGGACACTCAACACACAACGTCGGTGTCAGAGCAGTTGGCACACCACATTTACCTGTGGGCCTTCTGAAGCATAAGGATGCTGTTTCAAGGAGAAAACTTTTTGCAGCTGGCCAGGGCCAGGTGCCCAGTGGGTACCATGCCCCCAAAATCTTGGACAGAAAGGCTCTGGTGcgaaaatttaaaaaattcaGCAACAATTTTAAGAAAGACAAAGATAGTGCCAAAATCCACACATTAGCAAATCTTTAA